Within the Platichthys flesus chromosome 8, fPlaFle2.1, whole genome shotgun sequence genome, the region GCAGTAAATACGCTGAGTTGGTGCTTCAGAGGCCATTAGACAGAGAGGAACACCACAGTCTCTCGCTAACAGTAATCGCTGTAGATGGCGGCAGCCCACAGAGGTCTGGCACGgtgaatataaatgtatcaGTTTTAGACGTAAACGACAATGCCCCTGTATTTAACCAGTCAGTTTACAGGGCTGTTGTCGTGGAACATGCGGCAAAGGGGACTTACATTACAACGGTTAACGCTACAGATGCTGACAGCGGCTATAATGGGGaaatcattttcagtttttcaaaaataaaaggcTTCGCTGTTGATATTTTTAGTATTGATGAAAACACAGGGGTCATATCAGTCGGTGGAATTATTgactttgaaaaagaaaaaaaaattgagctCAGGTTAGAGGCAAGGGATCGAGGGGGTTTCACTGGGACCAGTAAAGTTATAATTGATGTCATTGACGTCAACGACAATGACCCGGTTATTAATATCATGTCGTTTTCTAATACTGTATCAGAAGATGCCCCACTTGGTACAACAATAGCTGTAATCAATGTCAAAGACGCTGACTCAGAGAAAAATGGCCAAATTAAATGTACCATAGACAAATCACTACCGTTTAAAATCCAGACTTCATTAACAAACTACTATAATTTAGTTGCGGATCAGCATTTTGACAGAGAGACAACTTCTGAATATGTTATAACAATAACAGCCACAGATTCTGGGTCTCCTGCTCTTTCTAGCTCCGTCACATTACAACTTAAAATCTCTGACGTAAACGACAACGTTCCGTTGTTCGAGAAAAAGTCGTATTTTGCCTATgtcacagagaataattctCCTGGAATGTCCATCACCACAGTCAGTGCTCAGGACATGGACTGGAGTCAAAACGCTAGAATCTCTTATTTTCTGGAGGACACGCTAATCAGCGGTAATCCAGTTTCTAACTGTTTGTCCATAAACTCTGAAACTGGCGTTTTATATGCGGTGCGTTCGTTTGATTATGAGCAAATTAAAGAACTTCAGCTCAGTGTCAAGGCTCAGGATGGAGGCTCTCCTCCACTCAGTAGCAACGTGAGTGTGAAAATACTGATCCAGGACCAGAACGACAACCCCCCTCAGGTTCTGTACCCAGTCCAGACTGGTGGCTCTCTGGTGGCTGAACTGGTGCCTCGTTCAGCAGATGTTGGCTATCTGGTCACTAAAGTGGTGGCTGTGGATGTGGACTCTGGACAGAATGCCTGGCTCTCCTTTAAACTGCAGAAAGCCACAGACAGGGCGCTGTTTGAAGTGGGCTCACAGAATGGAGAAATAAGGACTATTCGCCAAGTCACTGATAAAGACGCAGTGAAACAAAGACTAAGTGTTATAGTTGAGGACAACGGGCAGCCCTCTCGTTCCGCTACAGTCGTTATTAACGTGGCGGTGGCGGACAGCTTCCCGGAAGTGCTGTCGGAGTACACTGACTTTACGCAGGACAAGGAGTACAATGACAACCTGACTTTTTACTTAGTGTTGGCTCTGGCTgtagtttccttcctcttcatcacgtgtGTAGTGGTTATTATCTCAGTGAAAATCCACAGATGGAGACAGTCCCGCGTCCTGTATCACTCCAACCTCCCTGTGATTCCATATTATCCACCACGTTACTCAGACACTTTGGGGACAGGGACTCTCGAGCACGTGTACAATTACGAGGTGTGCAGGACAACAGACTCCAGAAAGAGTGACATGAAATACACGCAGCCGATCAGTCAAAGTTTGGTGAGTGTGGATGGAGCTGGAATTGAAACACCACAGGTGGACAAGCAACTGTCAGGCAACTGTTCTCAAATGTCAACTCTGGTGAgtgatatgttttattttcaactctccattttcacattgtttgtctttgagcaAAGTTTACAGTTGTCAGTCGCGCTTCAGTGTCGCTGTCCACGGTGCTGAAACGACTGTCAATGGATTCCCATTGAAGCAACATTCTTTACCTCTTGTAGTTTGCGCCAGGCTGTTAATATTCTTAATAACCTGTCTtgcatcatatatatatactaagAGAATGAATCTGCTATCACAAAACATATCCTGAGTGTTGTTTAGGTCAATGTTACCATTTTAATAATGTTAACAGCAACACTCAAATCTTGCAACTTCATTAATGGTAAATTAACAACTTTTCTCCATGCAGTTTCGGTCATTCATTAATATAACTAATATTCAgatgttatatataaataaaaacatcggTGTTGTTAACAgggtaaaataataaaagaaatatgacaaaataaaataataattttcacACTCTTGTATCCCTTACTCATCCTATTTGTTTCAGTCGTGAGATTTATAGCAATGGACTCTactatttgtttatgtttaaggTAAATTTTCGTATTTTTACAGAGTCAGTTATGATATCTTGCAAATCAATTAACGTAACATATTGATCTTGCTGTCATCTTAAACACAAACGCCGTTTATGGAACGCAGTCTTTAGTGTAAAAGCAGAGACTTCAATCGTACTGCTCACATTAGAGCTTTATTccaaaatgtggaaataagGTTAAATCATGTGTGTATTCTTCGTATACAATATTTAAACTGTTCCTAATAATGTGCAGATCAGATACATTACCGTAGATGAGCTCTGAGCGCCGCTGTTGATACATCACTGACTTCACTGTCTAAATATACAGTGCAGCGGTCCACCCCTTTAACTCCATTTATCGACTTACTGCTCGGAAAGAAGACGGTCTGGCTCGTCAATGCTTAAACGTGTGGAATCTATCTGCTGAAACATCActaccttttttaatttgtggatTATATTGAATCGGTTTTGCATTGAAAGGGATCACAGCGTCTGCATCTTTGGATTTATTATGGCATGTGTGTGGAAAATCGCCCGCAGAGACCGATGTCAGGCGTTGGTTTTtattctttgtcttttccatCTGAGCTCAGTGACTGGACAGGCTCGGTATTCCGTACCGGAGGAGCAGGCAGAGGGGTCGTTTGTCGGAAACATTGCTCGAGATTTAGGTTTGGATGTGGCGAGGCTCATATCAGGTAAAGCTCGCATTATTACAAAAGGCAGCCGACAATATGTTGATTTGAACCGAGACAAAGGCACCCTTGTTATTAAAGAGCGAATCGACCGGGAAGAGCTTTGTGGAAAGACGACGCCATGCAGCTTTAGTTTCGAGGTTATTCTAGAAACTCCAATCCAGCTTTATCGCGTAATAGTGGAGGTGATAGATATTAATGATAATAGTCCGTTGTTCCCAAAGGATGCTGTTAATTTAAAAATTGTCGAAAATGCTGCTGTAGGTACTCGCTTCTCATTGCAGAGCGCAGACGACCCTGATGTTGCTATTAATGATATCCAAAAATATACCCTTAAGCCCTCAGATAATTTCAAATTGGAAGTACAGAGCCAACCGGGTGGAGGCAGATATATTGAGATGGTTTTACAGAACCCGTTAGAccgagagaaagaggagacgcACACACTCGTGCTGATCGCCTCAGATGGCGGCGAGCCACGTAGAACAGGAACAGTGCGTATTCATATCACTGTCCTGGACGCTAACGATAATGCACCAGTGTGTAGTCAGCCTGTTTATAAAGCAGATGTCAAGGAGAATTCTCCTGTAGGGACAGTGGTAACCACTGTTAGTGCAAGTGATGCAGATAAAGGGGTTAATGGGGAAATAACATATTCCATAGCTCAAGTTGGCAGAGAAGCGAAGCAGCTTTTTGAAGTGAATGTTAAAACTGGAGAGATTAAAGTTGCGGGTAACTTAGATTTTGAAAGATCTAAGAGTTATCAACTAAACGTGCAGGCTAGTGACCATGGGGGTTATACAGACACGTGCAAAGTTATTGTTCAAGTAATTGATGAGAATGACAACGTTCCAACAATAGAACTGATGTCATTTTCTAACTATATATCCGAGGATTCGCCCCCGGGTACAACTATAGCTGTTGTTAATGTTGATGACGAAGACTCTGACGGTAATGGTGTGGTTAAGTGCTCCATTAACTCCGATGTACCTTTCAACATTGAGTCTTCATTAACTGGATATTACACCATAGTAACTGAAAACGTCTTGGACAGAGAAAGTATCCCTGAGTATAACATCACCATAACAGTTTATGACCAAGGCTCTCCGCCTCTGTCAACTACTAAAAACCTAATCGTCAAAGTGTCTGACGTGAATGACAACCCACCCAAATTTGATAAATCTGAATACAGCCAAACTCTGCCCGAGAACAACTCTCCTGGATTTTCTGTGTTTACTCTCAGTGCTACCGATGCAGACGGGGGCCAAAACGCTCGCGTTTCATACTTTATAGATGAGAAACAGATCAACGGGGCACAAGTATCTTCTTTAGTGTCCGTAAATTCAGAAACGGGTGCCATTCATGCAGTGAGGTCGTTTGATTACGAACAAATTAAATGGTTTGAATTTAACGTAACTGCTCGTGATGCTGGATCACCTCCTCTGAGCTCTGTGGCCACGGTCAGAATAGTGATCCAAGACCAGAACGACAACCCCCCCCAGGTTCTGTACCCGGTCCAGACTGGTGGCTCTCTGGTGGCTGAAATGGTGCCTCGTTCATCAGAAGTGGGCTATCTGGTCACTAAAGTGGTGGCTGTGGATGTGGACTCTGGACAGAATGCCTGGCTCTCCTATAAACTGCAGAAAGCCACAGACAGGGCGCTGTTTGAAGTGGGCTCACAGAATGGAGAAATAAGAACTATCCGCCAAGTCACTGATAAAGACGCAGTGAAACAAAGACTGAGTGTTATAGTGGAGGACAACGGCCAGCCCTCTCGTTCAGCTACAGTCGTTGTTAACGTGGCGGTGGCGGACAGCTTCCCGGAAGTGCTGTCGGAGTTCACTGACTTTACGCACGACAAGGAGTACAACGACAACCTGACTTTTTACTTAGTGTTGGCTCTGGCTgtagtttccttcctcttcatcacgtgtGTAGTGGTTATTATCTCAGTGAAAATCTACAGATGGAGACAGTCGCGCGTCCTGTATCACTCCAACCTCCCTGTGATTCCATATTATCCACCACGTTACTCAGACACTTTGGGGACAGGGACTCTCCAGCACGTGTACAATTACGAAGTGTGCAGGACGAATGACTCCAGAAAGAGTGACTGTAAGTTCGGCGGAGCTGGTAGTCAGAACGTGCTGATAATGGACCCCAGTTCTACAGGAACGATGCAGCGGATACAGAGTGAAAAGAGCATCCTGGATGAACCAGACTCTCCTCTGGAGGTGAGTTTGTTGATCCATCATTCATCAAAAACTTAGTGTATTTCTAGATTACATGtaggttttttcttttctgtggcTTGTCTCTTTGACTTTTCGAATGGTGTCACTTTTACTTGTAGTTACTTTCTCAAATCAGAGTAGAGCAAGTTGTCTGAAAAGTGAAGGAGGCAGTGAGGACGGTGCACATTGTGACGCTATCAGCTGATATCAATCTTTAatgatgtctgtgtgttcttGTCTGTTATGATTAGAACTTTACATTGTCCTCTGCAGAGTCTGGATGAGAGTCGTAAAAGTATTAGTACCACAAATGTGGGGTTTCCCTGACAAACTACATTGTGGCTCCACTGAATTCTGCTCTCCCAATTTGTCACTGCCATTTAATTATCTTATAATCTG harbors:
- the LOC133959121 gene encoding protocadherin beta-16-like, which gives rise to MATRSQLHPGNVRWRLFCILQWEVGFLLLLTSTGNRVAGQIRYSIPEEMKKGSVIGSVAQDLGLDLKRLRSGRARIVSGENIQYTELKTDKGILVVNERIDREQLCGDVTPCSFSFEMILENPIELHRVTILIQDQNDNPPQVLYPVQTGGSLVAELVPRSADVGYLVTKVVAVDVDSGQNAWLSFKLQKATDRALFEVGSQNGEIRTIRQVTDKDAVKQRLSVIVEDNGQPSRSATVVINVAVADSFPEVLSEYTDFTQDKEYNDNLTFYLVLALAVVSFLFITCVVVIISVKIHRWRQSRVLYHSNLPVIPYYPPRYSDTLGTGTLEHVYNYEVCRTTDSRKSDMKYTQPISQSLVSVDGAGIETPQVDKQLSGNCSQMSTLVSDMFYFQLSIFTLFVFEQSLQLSVALQCRCPRC
- the LOC133959122 gene encoding protocadherin beta-16-like, giving the protein MACVWKIARRDRCQALVFILCLFHLSSVTGQARYSVPEEQAEGSFVGNIARDLGLDVARLISGKARIITKGSRQYVDLNRDKGTLVIKERIDREELCGKTTPCSFSFEVILETPIQLYPVRIVIQDQNDNPPQVLYPVQTGGSLVAEMVPRSSEVGYLVTKVVAVDVDSGQNAWLSYKLQKATDRALFEVGSQNGEIRTIRQVTDKDAVKQRLSVIVEDNGQPSRSATVVVNVAVADSFPEVLSEFTDFTHDKEYNDNLTFYLVLALAVVSFLFITCVVVIISVKIYRWRQSRVLYHSNLPVIPYYPPRYSDTLGTGTLQHVYNYEVCRTNDSRKSDCKFGGAGSQNVLIMDPSSTGTMQRIQSEKSILDEPDSPLESLDESRKSISTTNVGFP